DNA sequence from the Vicia villosa cultivar HV-30 ecotype Madison, WI linkage group LG3, Vvil1.0, whole genome shotgun sequence genome:
TCCACCCCATGACTCTCTTACGTACCACCGAATTGATTAAATTGCTCTCGTTCTTCCGTAGATTCATCTCTCGAAGCACCCCttattttttgtttaacgttgttttgttctGTAGCTGCACTTACGGAACTCTTCTgttgatgcatctacggaagcctTAAAATATAGTgattcttgggattttcccaattaattgggaaaattccaaattaatttcccaattaattggaaaaattccAAACTAATTAAGTTCATGGCATATACTCAAGTGcgtgattttcccaattaattgaaaaaaattctaaattaagttacaaattaattggaaaaatctcaaattaattttctcaattaattgagaaaatcccaaattaattaagttcatgaaatcttttgtagatgtatctacggaaggagttgaaaagagagtgttccgTAAGTAAGTTGTACTATATTTTAACGCTTTCATAGATGCATCGAcgaaaaaaaccaattttttaaaaaaatggtacTTCCGGAAACGCATCTACAGAAATCGAagacatttttaaaattttgtgcaTTATATCAGAAATTCGCAAGGTACATTGAGAAATCGTCATAATTTTAgcccatttttctatttttgatatTACTcacatttgtttctttttctattattattattattattattattattattattattattattattattattattatgtttgttttaatatgattaaaaaaaattactaaaaaaaaagGAAGATACTTTGGGGGACCACTTGTGTTTCTTTGGTTTGTTCTACACCATTAGATTCAAATCATCAAGGGCCTAAAATACTTGTTGCAATTTCACTAGGATCACCGATTCATAAAAGTTAGTACATAACACAAAAAAAACTCAAACCTTTCTCAATCTCACCATCCATTTCATTTAAGGAAGAGCCGAAAACTCACTTGGATCGCCACTTCATTCACTTTCCCATAATTTTcttctaaattttttaatttgtatcCTTACCATTATACTCATATcctataaaattttttttttaccaaaatactcttgtataaataatttatattttttacttttttttctcacatttcaaaaaaattctcggaacacccaaaaatatataaaccagAACCCATTTTCAAAGTAATCCAATTTACAAAAAATACACACCGGAACACTCAAAAAGTGTCCTGATAAAGAAATTCATACCAGAACACTTTTAAAAAGTGTTCCTGGTttcaaaaaactttaaaaaaatcatttagcAATTTCGGCAACAAACTaaaaccgtggccaaaagtaAAAAGACAATAGTTTAAACCGTTGCAGTAAACCATTTAGCTAGTTCTTTAATCAGAACACTTTCATAAACTATTCCGGTATGTTAATAATACACTTTACCAGAACACTTTTCAAAAGTGTTCCGGAaatgataaacttttaaaattaatttcgaCAACAAGTTAAAACCTTAGTCTAAAGTAAATACACAACACTTTTGAACCATTACTGAATATGTAGGGTTTCAAAagataaaatgtatgtttgtgtGCGAGCAACAACTCACCAAATGGCCAATAAACTCCTTGCTTCGGAGGAGGTCCTACTGGAAAGGAAGAAGCTTTGTTTTCGTCATTGTTAGGGTTTCAAAGAAAGATAGACTATTTCAGGGTTTAACAATAGAGAGTGTTTGATATTGTGCACAATTCAATTTAGTGTTATTAATTTAATGTTTTAAACTCGTAACTTTTTGATATTGGGCGCGCGTCATCTTAGTGtatttatattaatgttttaaaCTTGTAATTCTGAATAACGATTTACattaaatgattattttataaTATGGGCTCTCCTAACTaacaattaaaatacaattattatcattattggaagtattattgaaaaatatgtagttattataattattagcACCGAGGAAAATAGAGATACGCAGAAAAAGAGAGCTTAATTTAGATAATTCATTGTATTTAGAGATACAATTATTATATTTAGATAATTTCATTAATAGAATTCTtttgattactattattgatactggtgctactcattgttttatctctgctgattgtgttgaaagattgggtcttgtgttgtctgctaTGAATGGAAAGATGGTTTTCGATACTCCGGCTAAGAGATCGGTAactacttctcttgtgtgtttaAAGTGTCCCGTGTCGATTTTCGACAGAGACTTCgttgttggttttgtttgcttgccGTTAAGAGGTTTGGATGTGAACTTGGTTATGAACTGGTTAAAGCATAACCATGTCCATATTAACTGTTttgataagtctgtgaggttatcttctcctgaagaggaaaGTGTTGAGTTGTTGTCTGCTAGACAGTTGCACCTGTTAATGAAGGAGGAAGTTCAAGTGTTTGCGTTGGTTGCATCGATGTCTGTTAAAAATCAAGCTATTATAGACGAGTTGaaggtggtgtgtgaatttcttgaagttttcccctgatgaaattcctgatgtaccgcctGAGAGAGAGCTTGAGTTCTtcattgatcttgtacctggtactagacctaTGTCTATGGCACCATACAGGATGTCTGCATCAGAGTTATcggaattgaagaagcaattggaagagttgcttgagaagaagtttgtgagAACTAGTGTCTCTTCGTGGGGAGATCTAGTGTTGttagttaagaagaaagatggaagtatgaggctttgtattgattacaggaaattgaataaggtgacaatcaagaacaagtatcaaCTTCCatggattgatgacttgatggatcagttggttggtgctcgtgtgtttagtaagattgatttgaggtcgggctaccatcagattaaagtgaaagatgaggatatgTAGAAGACAGCCTTCAAGACACGTTAtgaacattatgagtattctgtgatgcccttcggtgttactaatgcgccgggagtatttatggagtacatgaaccatATTTTTCATGAGTACCTGGATTGTTTTG
Encoded proteins:
- the LOC131659848 gene encoding uncharacterized protein LOC131659848 — translated: MNGKMVFDTPAKRSVTTSLVCLKCPVSIFDRDFVVGFVCLPLRGLDVNLVMNWLKHNHVHINCFDKSVRLSSPEEESVELLSARQLHLLMKEEVQVFALVASMSVKNQAIIDELKVVMSASELSELKKQLEELLEKKFVRTSVSSWGDLVLLVKKKDGRKANVVADALSRKTLHMSTMTVKELKLIE